Proteins co-encoded in one Diprion similis isolate iyDipSimi1 chromosome 13, iyDipSimi1.1, whole genome shotgun sequence genomic window:
- the LOC124414085 gene encoding 3'(2'),5'-bisphosphate nucleotidase 1 gives MAQSAPLLLRVVASSVTVAGRAGKIIRDVMTGGDLNIVNKGKNDPQTEADRSAQRCIVASLSRQFPNVAIIGEEGPSNCEVPSDWVVTDSDQQVLGVKLPQDLEELEDKDLCIWVDPLDGTSEYAQGLVEHVTVLIGVAVREKAVGGIIHQPYFKNPEDGSLGRTLWGIDGVATGGFQLIPPPEGKRIVTTTRSHSDGTVQSALDALEADEILKVGGAGHKVMLLLEGKAHAYVFASAGCKRWDTCAPEAILRAFGGTLTDIHGECYSYNAETSHPNKRGVLATAPGQQHAWYLKKIPDEIKQRLV, from the exons ATGGCGCAGAGTGCTCCTCTTCTTCTACGCGTGGTCGCATCCTCAGTGACAGTCGCCGGACGCGCCGGAAAAATAATCAGAGACGTGATGACCGGAGGTGATCTGAACATAGTGAACAAGGGAAAGAACGATCCTCAAACGGAAGCTGACAGATCGGCGCAAAGGTGTATCGTCGCCTCTCTCAGCAGGCAGTTTCCCAACGTCGCTATAATCGGAGAAGAGGGTCCGTCAAACTGCGAAGTTCCTTCTGATTGGGTGGTAACTGACTCTGATCAGCAAGTCCTTGGCGTGAAGCTTCCTCAGGATCTTGAAGAACTGGAGGACAAGGATCTGTGTATTTGGGTAGATCCTCTGGACG GTACTTCGGAATATGCACAAGGCCTTGTGGAGCACGTGACCGTTCTGATAGGAGTTGCAGTTCGAGAGAAAGCTGTTGGGGGAATTATTCATCAACCTTATTTCAAGAACCCTGAAGACGGAAGCCTCGGTCGAACGTTATGGGGCATTGATGGGGTCGCGACTGGAGGTTTTCAATTGATTCCACCTCCCGAAGGAAAGAGGATTGTCACGACAACGCG TTCTCATTCCGATGGGACAGTTCAATCAGCTCTAGACGCTTTGGAAGCGGACGAAATCTTGAAAGTTGGAGGTGCAGGGCACAag GTGATGCTCCTCCTGGAAGGAAAAGCGCATGCTTACGTTTTTGCAAGTGCGGGTTGCAAGCGATGGGACACGTGCGCCCCTGAAGCGATTCTTCGAGCTTTCGGTGGAACCTTAACCGACATACACGGGGAATGTTATTCCTACAACGCTGAAACGAGTCATCCAAATAAACGAGGGGTGCTGGCCACTGCACCAGGGCAACAGCATGCTTGGTACTTGAAGAAGATACCGGACGAAATAAAACAGAGATTGGTTTAG